Below is a genomic region from Brassica oleracea var. oleracea cultivar TO1000 chromosome C9, BOL, whole genome shotgun sequence.
ATTTTAATAATTTATTAACAAGATAATCAGGATTAGGAATAACTTGTAGTGTCCCTTACAAATAAGTATTATAAGAACATATAAACATCAAATGAATATTTACCTGATGCATTCCATTGCATTAATAAATTGAAGGTGAAAGTAATAATCCAACCACATGCCCAGTTGGTAACTGTAACTAAAGTTCCAGCTGAAACTTTTACGTTCATAGGAAATATCTGTAAAATGTAGGAGTTAGGGAAGTTTGATTTCTTATATTTTAAAATTTAAGTAACACATATGTATTATTATTAACACAATACATTGAACATTATGTATTACCTCAGACATTATAATCCATGGTAGCCCTCCCATGCCCAAAGCATATGATATAATATAACCCTAATAAAAACAAAATCGTATTTATCCAACCATATAAATAGTTAGATACGTCCCCAAAATTATATATTTTAAGCAAATAAAAAGTGATATAGATGTGTTTACCAGTACGCTGATGAAGGTAAAAAGTGGAGTGAGTTCTGGTAGAATGCCGAATGACTATATAAACATTAGGAAAGATAAGTTTAAAAAAAAAACATTAGGGAAGAAATTTAGTAACTAGGAATCGTAAGTTTAAATATATATATATATATATATATATATATATATATATATATATTAAATTTACATAATACAGATCGATTAATAAACTTTCATCAGGAATATTCATAATTTTAATACTTTGCTAAAATTATAATCTTATGTAATAATATATGTTAGCATTTATCACATCCGTGAATAGATTTTAACAGTCTGAAGTAATAAATCTAATTTTTTTTATTTTGAACATATAATTTTTCTTAGAAATTTTGAATATTTAAATAAGAATAAATTTTACGCATAGCCCAGATAAAAGCCTAGTATAATTTTAAAATTCAGAACTGTTGATGATCTTTTTAAATGTAGGTTTTAGAATCTATGGTGCATGATCTATATATATATATATATATATATATATATATACATTAACAATATTTATTGATATAAGATATAAAGAAAGGTGAAAATCCTTTGTCAAAAAGAAAAAAAAAAAATATTTAGAAAGGATCACCTGAAGACTGTAGGAAACACTTAAGAGCAAAGCAAACAGGCCCATTCCAGCACAAGAAGCCTGCACAACAATTAAGTAACGACAAATAATACATTATAGACTAAATCTAGGGCTGTTCAATATTGTAAAACTGAACCGTACCGAACCGAACCGAAATAGACAATATGGTATGGTTTTGGTATATACCATATAAACCGAATGGATATAATTTTATAAAAATCGTAGGATTTGGATATGGTTTGGTATATAACCGATTAAACCGAATAAACCGAACAAAACCGATTAAAAGTAGAAACATGCAAATATGTATCTATTTTATAACAATACATGAAAAATCTATTTGTTACATAAGTTAAATTTGTGTTAATAACTATTACCATAATTTTATAGTAATGAAGAACCTCTTGATCTATAATTAAATAATAATACTTCGCAATTCAGACATCTTATTTTCTAAGTCTTCTTTTGATCTTTTTGATTTATTTTAGTCTTCACTAAATTACTATTTGGATTTTTATGCGACGATGAAGCTTATCCCCCACCGTCTCACTGGCCGATGCAAACGCAACGCTATACCTAGATCTCAAAGCCGCGTGGTCCGTGTGCACTATTACTTTGGAGCCCACCAAGTAATATGAAGATTATAAATTTGATGGACAATAATTAATGAAAAAATTTCACAATTTTTTTCTTATCTGTAAACAAACAGAGCTTCTTGTTCAATTGAAAAANNNNNNNNNNNNNNNNNNNNNNNNNNNNNNNNNNNNNNNNNNNNNNNNNNNNNNNNNNNNNNNNNNNNNNNNNNNNNNNNNNNNNNNNNNNNNNNNNNNNNNNNNNNNNNNNNNNNNNNNNNNNNNNNNNNNATTTTTTATTTTTGTTCTTTTATTTAAACTTATAATATTTTTTTAATAAATGATTGTGTTGACAATATGACTCTAAAATTCATATAATATGATCTCAAACCAAATAATTATGTTTTTTGGTATAAAACCGAAAAAACCGAAAACCGACGGTATATAAACCGAACCGAACCGAAGCAAATATGGATTTAGAATGGTAGTTATATTTTACTAACCGAAATACTAAAAACCGAAAAAAATTGAACCTAAACCGAACCGATATCCGGATTGAACACCTCTGACTAAATCTATTAGACATTTCTTCAAGAAAACAGTGATATTTAATTGAGTAAAATATCTAACCATAAGTAGAGTTCTTCTTCCCATTTTATCGACAATAATTGTTCCAATCATCGCTTTTGGTACCTGTAAAGAAACATTCATAATTTAAATACTACTAAACAAAAATTGTAACAAATAATTAAGTTAAAAAAAAAGCATTGTGAAGATCTAATACAAAACATTTCTCTGACTGACTAATTCTAGAGTCTATTTTTAACATGAGTATAAATTTTTACAAATTAATTTCATAATTAGTTTTTACTTTTTACCATGATTGTCGCCATTACAGACGTTCCAATAGCGCTCGGGAAACCTGAAATTAAAATAAGTTACCATTAATTTATTGGATCCGAAAATTAAAGCAAAGTACAAAGTTCGGAAAATATATCGAAAACTGGTTACGTATATTTAATACCTCCTCTTTCATACAGGCTACTAGCATAATAGATAACACCTGCGCTACCGGACAGTTGTTGCAAGAGCATCAAACCAACTCCGATCTGTAAAAGTGAATTTATTAACAAAGTTCAGGAGAGACCATAATAGTATTTCTCACATATCTCAATGACAAAAAAATGGAGAATAACATTAGTTTAGATATCAATAAGACAAATAAAAATGAAGTACATGCCGATAACACAAATTTAATATTTTTTTATCTATTTTTTATCTTATTTAACGTTCTAAATAATGAACCAAAAAATGTATTATTTTAGTTATTGAATAAATTTATTTTTATTATACTATAAAGTGAAATATGGAGTAAAAAACGTTTTTTAGTAAAAAAAATTGGAGTAGAGTAAACTTTATTTTTCAAACTTTATTTTTAAATAAAAATAGAGTGAAATTGGAGATGTTTTATGGAAATACTCAAAATAGTCACGTGAGTCCTAAATATACTTACAATTAACGGAAATACATATCTCCTCTGAAACAGTTCCACAAACCCAGTTTCACCGCTTTGTTGTGAAAAATTCATTGTATCCTAAAACAAATAAGAAGTTGTCAAAGTTTAGAAAACCAAGATTATGAGTTAATTTCAAATTAAACTAATAAAATTGTTGTAGTACTTTAATTGCGTTAGCTTCTTGTGAGATGTCCACGTCATGGCCTCTTAGGTGTTGTAAAGAAGCTCTGCATTCTTTGTCACGACCAAATTTTGCCTGTCGACATTTCAATAACAATTAAAATTTCAAAATCGTCATAACCAATGCAAAGTATATTGTGCTACAGATTCCATATTGGTAATCTCAGCATTTTCAGTTTATTAGATCATTTATGTGCAATAGATTTCAAATTAATATAATAAAATATCTATATTTTTCAAAAGTATAATATCTATATTTTTCAAAAGTATAATATCTATATTTGTAACTAAAATATTGATTACCAATACTAAATATGACATAAAAATGAATTAAAATACCTTTGAAAACTATTTTTACTGGGAACTTAATCTAGCTGATGTAAAAATAAATATATATGTTAAAATGTAAATGACATGTGATAGTCTCTCAAAAATATTTACTACTATAATATGTAAAACTATAACTTATAACTTAGAAACGTTATGTGTAGTTAATTTAAAGTAAAAGTGGCGTAGAAATAGAACATCAAAGTTAACATCTTAATTAAACTAGCTAAACACAAGATGTAGAAGACGTCGACATATTTGAACTCAACATTATGTAATATTTAATGTTTTTAGAGTTTCTTTAGGTGTAAATTATGTAAAAAGTTAAAAAAAAAAAAAAGAATTATTGATCATGCTAATTGACCATTATTTTGGTATTGTATTTGAAAACACAATTTTGGCTGGAGGCACCACTTTGGTGGCACAGATAATTTTTTAACAATAGTTAAAGCGATAGTTAGAGTTGACATACCAGCCATCTTGGAGACTCAGGAATGAAGAATAGACCAACGACGTGAAGAACACATGGAACCATACCTTAAGGACAACAAAAGATTAAACTAATCCACTCATGTATTTATTAGTCTATATTCAAGGAAAAAATTTATCGGATCATACCAACGATTGATAGAAATCTCCAGGAAATAAAATTTCCAATGATGAAAAATAGTGAAAGCCCAAAATTTTGCATCAGCTAAAAAAATTCCAGTAAAATAAATTAATAAAATTAAAGTTCTAAATCATATTAAGTGTAAATAGAATTCAGGGTTAGTATAAGCTTTGAACCTGATTAGCAAACACGAACGATCCTCGAACATGTTTTGGTGCTATTTCCGCGATATACACGGGAATCTATATAAGAAAAACAAAATATATGTATTTATGAATTAGAGACTGCAACTAAAACTAGATAAATTAATGGATTACAATACGTTACCACGTAGCTAAAGATGCCAACGCCTATTCCAAGTAGGAATCTTCCACAGTCCAGCCAAAGTGCATCCTTTAATTATAAATATAACAGTCATTAGATAACAAGAAATGTAGTAAACTAAAGAAAACAGGCACAACTCAAAAGTAGTAACTAATAAACCTTAGCCAGTGCGATACACAACCAGCCTGTTGCGCAGAAAGCTTCACAGAGAAACATTGTCTGTTTTCCAGTTGTTATGGAATAAACAATTGTCGTTAGTATGTATATAGATCGATTTAGTATTAGTTAACCGGTCAACCAAATATTTGGACGAGTTCATAACTAAATTACTTACTCGTTTTCTTCCCAAAACATCAGAAAT
It encodes:
- the LOC106316587 gene encoding sugar transporter ERD6-like, producing MERQKSIMERQKSMESGLLRKSLSIRERKHPNDDGYLETGLSSKRHKEVKKHHNEDGECCVTTSVCLITFIVVTGSFCVGCGTGYSSVAQHGIVSDLSLSVAEYSMFGSIMTLGGLIGAVFSGKISDVLGRKRTMFLCEAFCATGWLCIALAKDALWLDCGRFLLGIGVGIFSYVIPVYIAEIAPKHVRGSFVFANQLMQNFGLSLFFIIGNFISWRFLSIVGMVPCVLHVVGLFFIPESPRWLAKFGRDKECRASLQHLRGHDVDISQEANAIKDTMNFSQQSGETGFVELFQRRYVFPLIIGVGLMLLQQLSGSAGVIYYASSLYERGGFPSAIGTSVMATIMVPKAMIGTIIVDKMGRRTLLMASCAGMGLFALLLSVSYSLQSFGILPELTPLFTFISVLGYIISYALGMGGLPWIIMSEIFPMNVKVSAGTLVTVTNWACGWIITFTFNLLMQWNASGTFLIFSSVSAVSIVFIYFIVPETKGRSLEEIQTLLSNSVH